One segment of Streptomyces sp. TG1A-8 DNA contains the following:
- a CDS encoding F0F1 ATP synthase subunit gamma: MGAQLRVYKRRIRSVSATKKITKAMEMIAASRVVKAQRKVAASTPYATELTRAVTAVGTGSNTRHPLTTEAENPTRAAVLLLTSDRGLAGAFNSNAIKAAEQLTERLERSGKQVDTYIVGRRGVAHYNFRERKVTESWSGFTDEPTYADAKKVAAPLIEAIEKETADGGVDELHLVYTEFVSMMTQTALDARLLPLRLEEVAEEVAPKGEILPLYDFEPSAEDVLDALLPRYVESRIYNALLQSAASKHAATRRAMKSATDNAGELINTLSRLANAARQAEITQEISEIVGGASALADATAGSDR; encoded by the coding sequence ATGGGAGCCCAGCTCCGGGTCTACAAGCGTCGCATCCGATCCGTCAGCGCGACCAAGAAGATCACCAAGGCGATGGAGATGATCGCCGCCTCGCGCGTCGTCAAGGCGCAGCGCAAGGTGGCGGCCTCCACGCCCTACGCGACCGAGCTGACGCGCGCGGTCACGGCGGTCGGTACGGGGTCGAACACCAGGCACCCGCTCACCACGGAGGCGGAGAACCCGACCCGTGCCGCGGTCCTGCTCCTCACGAGCGACCGCGGTCTGGCCGGTGCCTTCAACTCCAACGCCATCAAGGCGGCGGAGCAGCTGACCGAGCGCCTGGAGCGCTCGGGCAAGCAGGTCGACACGTACATCGTCGGCCGGCGCGGTGTGGCCCACTACAACTTCCGTGAGCGCAAGGTCACGGAATCGTGGAGCGGTTTCACCGACGAGCCCACGTACGCGGACGCCAAGAAGGTGGCGGCGCCTCTGATCGAGGCCATCGAGAAGGAGACGGCGGACGGCGGCGTGGACGAGCTCCACCTCGTCTACACCGAGTTCGTCTCGATGATGACGCAGACGGCGCTCGACGCCCGGCTGCTGCCGCTGCGCCTCGAAGAGGTCGCGGAGGAGGTCGCCCCCAAGGGCGAGATCCTTCCGCTGTACGACTTCGAGCCCTCGGCCGAGGACGTCCTCGACGCCCTGCTGCCGCGCTACGTGGAGAGCCGCATCTACAACGCGCTGCTCCAGTCGGCCGCTTCGAAGCACGCCGCCACGCGGCGCGCGATGAAGTCGGCCACCGACAACGCGGGTGAGCTGATCAACACGCTCTCCCGGCTTGCCAACGCGGCCCGCCAGGCCGAAATCACCCAGGAAATCAGCGAGATCGTCGGTGGCGCGAGCGCCCTGGCCGACGCGACCGCGGGGAGTGACCGCTAA